The DNA region TAGTGTAAATCTATAATTCTAAAAATGAAATATGAGCGGATAAAATCTAGGTGAATAAGCTTATTCATCCTCTGTATTAAAGAAATCATCTATTTTATTTTGTTGCTCACTTTGCTTAAAAAAGTCGTCCATTATTGATTTCTTATCTTTCTCAATTGAAGGATTTTCTTCAGGTTTTGCTGGTATTTTACTTTGTTTCTCGCTAAAAAAATCATTAATCAAATCTTTCTGAGATTTCTGATCAGAGTTCTTTCTGTCCTTTTCCCAAGAAGCTATTACCTCAGACTTTTTCTTGGCATTCTCTTCAAGTTTAGTTTTTAGAAGTTGTTGCTCTTTCTCAGGTGAAACACGCATTAATTGTTGTATTCTTTTCTGGAGGGCTATATCTTTTTTACGCTGTTCTTCTATCTGCAAAGTATTTAACTCTTCTTGAAGGCTATTTACATCGTCATTCAGTTCTATTTGGGCTATTTCATCATCCAATGAGAGTACTTCTTCAGCCATATCGGCTTGTATTTCCATTTTTAATACTTCTTCCTCAAAAAGCTCGATATGATTATCCTTATCCAATTCTGCTAAGTTCTCTTCAAGACTTCTTTGTGTATTGGCACTTTCTAATTTTGCTGAAAGGATAGCTTCTTTATTTTCAATTTCTTCTTTCTGAATTTTCAGTCTTACCAACTGCTTTTCTATTCGGCTTACAGTCAAGTTTATCTCCTTACACATTTCAGCCAACTTATTTTTATAAAGCTTTGTTGTATTTTCCTTTTCAAGATACATTTCAGCTAACCTTTCATGCTTATTCTTCACCGCATCCAATGCCTTCTGATGATGAAGGTTTTGTTCGTTTTCAGCTTCCTGTAACTTACTGATTAGCTCTTTTTGCTTTACAAGCGTATTTTTTAATACAGCATTATTCTTTTCTATTGCAACTTCAACCTCTTGAATAGCCAAACGAATGATTTTTTTAGAATCTTGATTTTCTTCCTTTGTCACGAGTTGCTGAACCTTACTATATAATTTTGCCCACATTTGATTCTTGTTTTAATCAGTAAATGATATAAATACAAAGTAGATAATTCAGTATGAAAAATAAAGATAGAACTAATACTATATGAGCATCTCATCAGATTAAAATAAAAAAGGACTACTTACAGAAGTAGTCCTTTTCATTTAACTATAAATAGCTTTTTATTGATACGTAGAAACGAGTCCTTCCAATCCTTTTGTTGCTCCTTTTCCTAAAGCCTCAAAAGACCATCCAGTTTCTGTTTTCAGAAGTCTTCCGAACTCAATATCTGTTGCATCTGAAAACTCTGAGCCTAAAGAATACCTCGCTACTTCTTTCCTAGTATCAATATTTACCAAGCGAATGTAGGCTTCATTCAAAAGTCCAAAGGATTGTTCCTTCTCAATGGCATTATGAATTGTAGCTGCAATAATCACTTCATGTACCTCTGGGTCTATACTCTCTAGATTTACCAGAAGCATTTCATCATCACCATCTCCAATCCCTGTACGATTGTCCCCTGTGTGCTGAATGGCTCCATCTGGTGATTTGAGGTTGTTGTAGAATACTAGGAATTCACTGGCAATTAACTTTCCGTCTTTTCCAAGCATAAAAGCGGAAGCATCTAGGTCTAGGCTTGCATTGGGCTTCAACTCCCAACCCAATCCAATCATTACTTTTTGAAGTGGTGGTGAGGTGTGAGAAAGATTACATCTTCCTCCTTTTTCAAGAGTGATAGTCATAATTAGGTCTTGTTACTTTTTATTCGGGCTACAATTTATTCGAAAATATTTATCGTAAAGAAGCTTTAACTTATTAATCAAAAATCTTCAAGGATGAAGTAATTCATAGCTTCCGAATGTACAATGTAGATAGGATGACTCTAAAAAACTAGGGTACAAAAAAAGCCCTTAGAACTAAATCTAAGAGCTTATTGTGACCTCCGCAGGATTCAAACCTGCAACCTTCTGAGCCGTAATCAGATGCTCTATTCAGTTGAGCTAGGAGGCCGTTTTTGTTTTAAAGCGTTGCAAAGGTAAGAAGGATTTCCATATCTGCAAACCTTAAATCCTAAATAAAATTTAAGCTAAGATTCTTCATCCACTTATTTCTCTGATTCTGTGAAATGTACATGAGTAACTTTTTTTTAATTTTTCTTCTACATTTTTTCTCCAGCTTTCAGAATTTAGTGAAAAAAGAAAAACATGGAAGTCATCTATAAAAGTAAGTACCACGTAATCGAGTATTCTCCAGAAACCCAAACTATGTCTAACTATTGGTTAGATGAAAGTAATAACCTTGATGCAGTAAGTTATAAACAGGAGGTTCTTGTTTGGTTAGATATGTACGCAAAGAAGAAACCTGAATTTCTGTTCACAGACCTTACCAACTTTACTTATACTATTTCTCCTGAAGAACAAGAGTGGGCTAGTATAGAAACACAGTTTTTCTACTCAGAGGACGAATGTAAAAAACATGCTTTCATTGTCAGTGATGATTTCTTTTCTCAGTTATCTGTAGAACAAGGAATAGAAAATACAATGGACAAAAGTATAGAGCTAAAAGTGCAGTATTTTCAGTCTAAAGAAAAAGCATGTATGTGGTTATACAATAAAACCCAAGTCAATTAAACACTGACTTGGGCTTTATTTATCTTTATATAGCTATTTATTAGTTCAATTCAACCAATTTGAAACCTTGACCGTGTACGTTCACAATCTTCAGTTTTTCATCTGGCTTCAAGAACTTTCTTAATTTCGTAATATAAACATCCATACTTCTAGAGTTGAAATAGTTATCGTCTAACCAAATCTTCTTCAGTGCCTCTGAACGATCCATTACTTCATTTTTATAAATGGCTAATAAACGTAGCAAAGCAGACTCTTTTGAAGTCAAGCGTTGCTCATCGCCATTTAGCGTATTGGTCAATAACTGTGCATTGAAGTCAAATGAGAAAATTCCTACTTCAAATATCGTTTGTGTCTCTTTAGAGGATGTATCTTTCTTCGATCTTCTAAGGATTGCTTGTATACGTGCCAAAAGCTCTTCCATACTGAAAGGCTTGGTCATATAATCATCACCACCTACGGCAAATCCTTGTAGCGTATCTTCTTTCAAAGACTTGGCTGTAAGGAAAAGAATAGGCGTTTCTGTATCTCTTTCACGGATTTTTTTCGCTAAGGTAAATCCATCTACCTTAGGCATCATCACGTCAAATATACAGATGTCATATGTATCTTCAGTATATGCATTGTAACCTTCTTCTCCGTCAGTACGGTGAGTTACATCATATCCTTTAACTTCAAGATATTCTTTTAGAAGCATTCCCAAGTTTGGGTCATCCTCAGCTAATAGCACCTTCGTTTTGTCCATGCTTATGCGGTAAATATATAATGAATGAGGTTCCTTTATTTAGTTCACTTTTTACTTTGATGTCTCCTTTATGTGCACTCACAATTCGTTTCACATAACTCAACCCGAGACCAAAGCCTTTGACATTATGTACGTTTCCTGTCGGAACTCTGTAAAATTTGTCAAAGATTTTATGTACTTGATCTTTTGCAATACCCTGTCCTTTATCAGAAACGATAATTCTTACTCCTTGGTTACTATCAACCGTACGAATTTCAATTTCTGGTTTTTCAGGAGAATACTTAATGGCATTATCCAAAAGGTTATATACTATATT from Sediminitomix flava includes:
- a CDS encoding PspA/IM30 family protein, with the translated sequence MWAKLYSKVQQLVTKEENQDSKKIIRLAIQEVEVAIEKNNAVLKNTLVKQKELISKLQEAENEQNLHHQKALDAVKNKHERLAEMYLEKENTTKLYKNKLAEMCKEINLTVSRIEKQLVRLKIQKEEIENKEAILSAKLESANTQRSLEENLAELDKDNHIELFEEEVLKMEIQADMAEEVLSLDDEIAQIELNDDVNSLQEELNTLQIEEQRKKDIALQKRIQQLMRVSPEKEQQLLKTKLEENAKKKSEVIASWEKDRKNSDQKSQKDLINDFFSEKQSKIPAKPEENPSIEKDKKSIMDDFFKQSEQQNKIDDFFNTEDE
- a CDS encoding TerD family protein gives rise to the protein MTITLEKGGRCNLSHTSPPLQKVMIGLGWELKPNASLDLDASAFMLGKDGKLIASEFLVFYNNLKSPDGAIQHTGDNRTGIGDGDDEMLLVNLESIDPEVHEVIIAATIHNAIEKEQSFGLLNEAYIRLVNIDTRKEVARYSLGSEFSDATDIEFGRLLKTETGWSFEALGKGATKGLEGLVSTYQ
- a CDS encoding response regulator transcription factor — translated: MDKTKVLLAEDDPNLGMLLKEYLEVKGYDVTHRTDGEEGYNAYTEDTYDICIFDVMMPKVDGFTLAKKIRERDTETPILFLTAKSLKEDTLQGFAVGGDDYMTKPFSMEELLARIQAILRRSKKDTSSKETQTIFEVGIFSFDFNAQLLTNTLNGDEQRLTSKESALLRLLAIYKNEVMDRSEALKKIWLDDNYFNSRSMDVYITKLRKFLKPDEKLKIVNVHGQGFKLVELN